From the genome of Streptomyces sp. V2I9:
CGGCTCAAGGAGTACCCGCACCAGCTCTCCGGCGGTATGCGCCAGCGCGCGCTGATCGCCATGGCGGTCGCCTGCGCGCCCCGGCTGCTGATCGCCGACGAGCCGACGACGGCCCTGGACGTGACCATCCAGGCGCAGATCCTGGAGCTCCTGAAGGAGCTGGTCGACCAGCAGGGCACCGCCCTGCTGATGATCACGCACGACCTCGGGGTCGTCGCCGGCCTCTGCGACGAGGTCAACGTCCTGTACGCCGGACGGGCGGTGGAGTCGGCGGGCCGCCGCGAGCTGTTCGCGCACCCCACCCACCCGTACGCGCACGGGCTGCTCGGCTCCATCCCGCGCCTGGACGCACCGCGCGGCGAGCCGCTCAACCCGATCCGCGGGTCCATCAACGACAAGATCGCCTGGGCCGACGGCTGCGCGTTCGCACCCCGGTGCGACCACTACACGATGGAGTGCCTGACCGGCACCCCCGAACTGACCGAACCACGCACGGCCGGCCACCAGGTGCGCTGCGTCAACCCGGTCCTGCCCAAGGCGGAGGTCCCGGCATGAGCCTTCTC
Proteins encoded in this window:
- a CDS encoding ABC transporter ATP-binding protein, encoding MSLLSVEELSVTFTARGRKDATAVDGVSFTVDQGQVVGLVGESGCGKSVTSLALMGLLPRKGVRIGGRAEFDGRDLLTLNERKLRDLRGSQLAMIFQDPLSSLNPVVPIGVQVTEILQRHRGLKGEKARKEAASLLDRVGIPDPARRLKEYPHQLSGGMRQRALIAMAVACAPRLLIADEPTTALDVTIQAQILELLKELVDQQGTALLMITHDLGVVAGLCDEVNVLYAGRAVESAGRRELFAHPTHPYAHGLLGSIPRLDAPRGEPLNPIRGSINDKIAWADGCAFAPRCDHYTMECLTGTPELTEPRTAGHQVRCVNPVLPKAEVPA